TAAAAGCTTCTTGAAGTGATGAAGTTACATTAGCAAACTTTTCAGTATCTACACTGGACATTGAGAATAACAATATAAAAAATGTTAACAATAAAGACATTAAGTCCGAATAGGTAGTTAACCATGGTGCGCCGGCTCCACTACTCTCTTTTTTCCTAATTCTACTCATAATTCACAGCCTCTTTCGCATTTAAGCTATCTTTGGTATTTTTTTGTTCATCTGGTGCAAGGTATGCAAGAAGCTTTTCTTCTAGTAATCTTGGATTAGTTCCTGCTTGTATTTGTAATACACCGTCAATTACCATTTGGCAAGTAAATATCTCTTCATCAGTTTGTTCACTTAAGTTGTTTGCAATAGGTAAAAATACCAAGTTAGCTAAGAAAGAACCATAAAAAGTTGTAACCAATGCTACTGCCATACCTCCACCAATTGCACTTGGGTCATCTAAGTCAACAAGCATTAGAATAAGACCTATAAGTGTACCAATCATACCATAAGCAGGTGCTAATTCACCCCATTTTAAAAATACTGATTGTCCAGATCTATGTCTTCTTTCCATAGTATCTATTTTAAGTTCCATTAGCTCTCTTATATTATCAGGCTCTACACCATCAACTACCATTTGAAGTCCTGATGCCATAAATTCATTATCCATTTGGGCTATATCATCTTCTAGAGCCAATAAACCATCTCTTCTCGCCTTTTTTGATAACTCAGTAAGCAAAATAATAATCTCATTCCTATTATCCTGAGGTGAAACCACTAATAGCTTTAGCATATTAGGAATATGCTTAAGGGTTTTAAGTGGAAAAGAAATCACCATTGCACATAATGAACCCCCTAATGTAATTATTATTGAGGGAATATCCCAAAAACTACTAAGATCCCCAGATATTTTTATGGACCAAAATACCAAAATAACCCCAGCAATCAATCCCATAGTTGCTGACATACTTCTTTTTTTCATTTACTACTCCCCTCCGGTAAGTTAAGAAATATCTTCCTTTTAAAATCTATTATTCTCTGCACAATTTCATCTGTGCTATTCACCACTCTAATGGTTTTTCCATCGGTCAATGTAATAACCGTATCAGGCAGCTCTTCAATCTTATATATCAAATCACAATTCAAACAAAACTCTTTACCACTTATTGATTTAAGTATAATCATGGAAAACCTCCAGTTCACAGTTCACAATGCACAATTGTTCTTGTCATTCTTTTAGGTCCTAAATTAGTTTTAATTGTGATTTGTGCATTGTGAATTGTGCATTTTTATTTCCTATCTCTTAAGGTTAATCAATTCCTGTAGCATTTCATCTGAAG
The DNA window shown above is from Tissierella sp. Yu-01 and carries:
- a CDS encoding MotA/TolQ/ExbB proton channel family protein, with the translated sequence MKKRSMSATMGLIAGVILVFWSIKISGDLSSFWDIPSIIITLGGSLCAMVISFPLKTLKHIPNMLKLLVVSPQDNRNEIIILLTELSKKARRDGLLALEDDIAQMDNEFMASGLQMVVDGVEPDNIRELMELKIDTMERRHRSGQSVFLKWGELAPAYGMIGTLIGLILMLVDLDDPSAIGGGMAVALVTTFYGSFLANLVFLPIANNLSEQTDEEIFTCQMVIDGVLQIQAGTNPRLLEEKLLAYLAPDEQKNTKDSLNAKEAVNYE
- a CDS encoding flagellar FlbD family protein, which codes for MIILKSISGKEFCLNCDLIYKIEELPDTVITLTDGKTIRVVNSTDEIVQRIIDFKRKIFLNLPEGSSK